From the Aerosakkonema funiforme FACHB-1375 genome, the window CCAAATTAATTATTTTCTCACGGATCGCACGATTGCTACGCTTGTTTGTGCCCTAAGACAAAATTCCTTCTTTAGGGGGAAGCAATCAGATGATCTGCGTCACAGCCCATAGCTCAGCGGATCACCTAAAACCGATTGTGGAGTCACGCGCTAGTTTCAGGGAACATCACAGGATCTCTGAGAGTCGCGTCAACAGGCAATCTAGCGAAAAGTCCCATACTGACAGTAGTTAGTCAGTGAGTTGAGAGAGTTGTATGATGATCCGCGATGTGGTGCAACAAGCTATAGCAACAGGTTATTTGACTGTGGAAGCCGAAAATCAATTACGGCATCTTCTCAGCAGGAAGTACGATTTAGAAGATATGAATGCGTTTTTGAAGTTGCAGCAGGCAGCGATGTCCGGTTATGTTAAGCAAGAGTCTCGTGAATTGATCGCTGCCAAAGCCACAAGCTGTTAATCTGGCAACTTTATTCTAAAATCAGTCAGGGTGTTTCTGGTTAGCAGGAAAGCGAAAGGCAAAAGCCCAGGCCAATATTTGATTTGGCACTGGGAGTGTTATTCAAATTCTGTTTCCGAAGTGATGTTAGGAAATTGCGATCGCCATAGCTTCAGTAGAAGCTTTGTCGAGTTGTTCTACTTGTGATGGTTCTACAAACAGTTTCATTTCTGCCATTTGTACGGAACCAAACAAGGTAGCAAAAGCGACATCTGCCGCATCGAGACCCTTTCCAATACGAATTATACTATTTAACGGCACCAAACGGGTGGCATCAAACAGATACCAGCGATCGCCCAGATAAGCCTCAAAACAAGCGTGAAAATCGGGGGGATTGAGACCGTAAGCATAAGCGCTGACAAAACGCGCTGGAATATTCAAAGCGCGGCAGAAAGCAACGCCTAGATGGGCAAAATCTCTACAAACACCCGTGCGTTGCATAGCTGTGTCGTAAGCCGAAGTCTCAGAATTGCTGCTACCGGAAATATACGTAACTTTGTTATAAATCCAGTCGCAAATCGCACTAACTCTAGAATAACCGGGTTCTAATTCTCCAAATTCACTCTGCACCAAACCCATCAGTCGATCGGATTGGCAGTAGCGACTGGGATAAAGATATTGTAGAGTTTCCATCGGCAAATCTGCGATCGTCACTTCAGGAATTGTATTGGGGTCTGCCGAAAAGTCTGACAATTCGACTGTTGCTTCATAGTTAACTTCCAATGTGCCCACAGGCGCGTTAACTCGTACATATCGATTTCCACTTACAGGTGCAATATATTCTTCAAACTTCACACCCGGTTGTAAATTTAGCTTTTCGTGGGAAATGCGTTGGTAGTTACTATTAACTACATGGATATTGAACACCAGAGTGCTGGGTGTGTTGATGGTGTAACGTAATAAACAGCCAAGGTAAAATTTCATACTTATTGTTTCAGAACTTACGTAAATGCTAAAGCGATCGCACTTTTGCGTCCAGGGGTTGAAATCGCGGCTTGTCTAACAAAACTCGTCGCTTGATACTATCCATCCGCTTTGAATCGCTTGATTACCTCAAGAACGTTGATTAGTTTTCGTTTCTATCCTAAATTTTTTTAAGGCTGAGTGTTACCCTTCTTCCGACAGATGTCAGACATCGTTTTATGTTGTAAATTGGGGATAATGAGAGAATTTAGAGAATAAGTATCAAAAAAACAAGCAGCAAAACAGCAAACTGGGTGAGTGGTAAAAATTAAAAGAGATTGGGTCTTTGGTACTAAGCTGATAAGTATTGATAATTAAGCTGCAACAGAAATTGCTTTTGCTTTAAGTGATGGTTCTGGAATCGGTTGACCATCTTCTCGAAGAGTGTCAATATAAAGCTCAATTGCTTCTTTAATATTATTTTCTGTTTCTGCCAAAGTTTTCCCTGTTGAAATACAACCAGGTAAATCAGGAACATAAGCTGAATAGTTAGTGCCAGCGCATTCAAAAATAACAACATATTCTTTCATTATTCATCCTCCAGTTGTGCTTGTTTCCAAATACTTTTGAAACTAACTCTCCCATACTCAGTGGCCAAATTTTGATACTTTTGGGAAAAATGTAGAGAAACCCGGTTGCTTGGCCCAAGTCCTAAGTTTATTTTCAACAGGTGAATAAAAAAGAGTGTGGGTTGGAATCAATCGAAAAACGGTAGAAACAAGTTCTACCGTTTTCTCATAGAATTAATTGGTTTGATGTGAAAACTCAACACTCAAAAAGCATTACTTTTCAAGAACGCTTGGTGTCAAAGCTTTCTTTTGACCTTGTAAAACCTTAACCTGACCTTGATCGTCCACATCTACTACAGCCGTATCGCCGCTGTGGATGCGTCCGGAAAGGATTTCTTCGGCGAGAACATCTTCCAACAAACGCATAATTGCGCGACGTAAAGGTCTTGCACCGTAGCTGGGATTGTAACCTTCTTGCACCAAGCGATTCTTGAAGGCTTCTGTTACTTCCAGCGTGATTTCCTGTTCGGTTAAACGAGTAAATACTTCGCGCAGCATGATGTCGGCGATGCGTTTGATTTCTTCGTTGTTGAGCTGGCGGAAGACAATAATCTCGTCGATACGGTTGAGGAATTCTGGGCGGAAGTACTGTTTGAGTTCTTCGTTAACCAGGGTGCGAATGCGGTTATACTGAGCTTCAGCTTGACTTTCGGAAGCGCCATCGAAGAAGCCGAGTTGGCTACCGCCTTTCTCGATTACCTTCGAGCCGATGTTGGATGTCATGATCAGCAATGTGTTCTTGAAGTCCACGGTGCGTCCCTTGGCGTCGGTCAAGCGACCGTCTTCCAAGATTTGCAGGAGCATATTGAACACATCGGGGTGGGCTTTTTCGATTTCGTCGAATAGCACCACAGTGTAGGGACGACGGCGCACTGCTTCTGTGAGCTGACCGCCTTCGTTGTAGCCAACGTAACCGGGAGGGGAACCGATTAGCTTGGATACGGTGTGGCGTTCCATATATTCCGACATATCGAGTCGGATCATAGCTTCTTCAGAACCGAAGAAGTAGGAAGCCAATGCTTTGGCTAATTCTGTCTTACCTACCCCTGTTGGGCCAGAGAAGACAAAGCTGGCGATCGGACGGTTGGGGTTCTTCAGACCGACTCTGGCGCGACGAATGGCGCGAGAAACAGCCGTTACCGCATCTTCTTGTCCGATCAAGCGCTGGTGCAGGGTATCTTCCATGTGCAACAGCTTCTCGGATTCAGATTCGGTCAGCTTGTTGACGGGAACGCCAGTCCAGGATGCCACAATTTGGGCGATATCTTCCTCGGTGACAACTGGCGATAAATCTTTGTCAGTGGAGTCTGTCTTTTTGCTTTGAGAAATAGCGCGAATTTGAGCTTTGATTTCCATTTCGCGATCGCGCAATTCCCCAGCACGATCGAAATCTTGGGATCTCACTGCATCGTCTTTTTCTTTAAGTACCTGACGCAGTTCTTTATCGAGTTCTTTTGCTGCTGGTGGCAATTGCGAGTTAATCAAACGTACCCGCGAACCTGCTTCGTCAATTAAGTCGATGGCTTTATCTGGCAGATAGCGATCGGAAATATAGCGATCGGATAATTTCGCCGCAGCTGACAAAGCTTCGTCAGAAATTTTCAGTTTGTGGTGCTGTTCGTAGCGATCGCGCAAGCCATATAGAATTTCGATAGTTTCTTCTACCGTTGGTTCGCCCACCATCACCGGTTGAAAGCGGCGTTCCAATGCCGCATCTCGTTCGATGTGCTTGCGGTATTCATCGAGGGTTGTTGCACCGATGCACTGGAGTTCGCCTCTAGCGAGTGCGGGTTTGAGGATATTGGCGGCATCAATGGCACCTTCTGCGGCACCAGCACCGATGAGGGTATGCACTTCGTCTATTACGAGGATGACATTTCCGGCTTGACGGATTTCATCCATGATTTTCTTGAGGCGTTCTTCAAATTCACCCCGATATTTTGTGCCTGCAACCAACAAACCGATATCCAGAGTAACGACCCGTTTTTCTTCCAAAATATCGGGTACGTCGTTATTAGCGATGCGTTGTGCCAAACCTTCTGCGATCGCCGTTTTCCCTACACCCGGTTCCCCAATTAACACTGGATTGTTCTTCGTGCGACGACCCAAGATTTGGATCACCCGTTCGATTTCCCGCTGACGACCCACTACAGGATCGAGCTTACCTTCCCCAGCCATCTGAGTTAGGTTCGAGCCAAATTCATCGAGAGTTGGTGTTTTCGTGCGCCCTTGAGTTGCGCCTGGGGTTACTTCGGTATTTTCGCCCAGCATCCGAATCACTTGCGTCCGGACTTTGGAGAGGTCAACGCCTAAATTTTCCAGGACTCTTGCTGCCACGCCTTCCCCTTCCCGGATTAGGCCCAAAAGCAGGTGTTCCGTGCCGATGTAGTTATGCCCCAGTTGACGTGCTTCTTCCAGGGATAACTCCAGAACGCGCTTTGCCCGTGGAGTAAAAGGAATTTCGACAGCAACGAATCCAGAACCCCGACCAATAATTTTTTCTACTTCAATGCGAGCATCTTTTAAATTAACGCCCATTGATTTAAGTACTTTGGCGGCGACGCCGGTCCCTTCTCCAATCAGACCTAATAAGATCTGCTCTGTACCTACAAAGTTGTGTCCCAGGCGACGTGCTTCTTCCTGGGCCAACATGATTACTTTAATTGCTTTCTCTGTAAAGCGCTCAAACATGGCAGCCTTCCATCACCTGCTTAGTTCCGGTAAGCTTGATTCTAGCATAGGCAATTTGTTCGGCTGTCACACTCTTGGAGTAGACAATTAGTACGGATAGCCGATGAGACCCTTGAGGGATTGCAAATTTTAGATTTTAAATTGGGACTCGATCCAAATAAAATTCAGTCTGAATTCTCATCTCTCGAATCTCTAAATTTTTTTTATTTCTGCTGAGCTTAAATCCCAGCCATGTGCAATAAGGCGAGAGCGAACTTGCCGATCGCAGTCTGCCAAAGTTTGCTCAAAATGCGGATGTCCGAGACCGCTAAGCCATAGAATCAGAGCATCTTCACCCGTATCCTGGTAGTAACCCCGTCGCCGTCCGGCGATTTGAAAGCCAAACTTTTGGTAAAGGGATAGTGCTATTTCGTTATTAGCTGCCACTTCCAGAGTTACTCGTGACAAAGAGCGCTTTTTAGCTGAGGATAATAGAGCTGTTAGCAGCACCATACCAAAGCCTTGAGAGCGATAGTTCGGATGTACGGCCAGAATAGTGATATGAGCTTCATCTAAAATCGCCCATAGACATCCTAGCCCCAAAAGTGTAGGTTGAGAAAGTAAGGGGGGGAGTCGGAAAGTAGGGGAGTCGGGGGATTCATTTGCAGGTTTTGCCTCGCTGCGATCGTCTTCCAGAAGAACAATAATATCGCTGTTGCGACTATCTAACTCTTTTTGATAGCCCTCCAGAGTCCAAAGTCCACCAAAACACAGTCGATCGAGTTCGACTACTGCGGGTAGTAGTTCTGCGGTCAGCGGTTTTATGTTTAAAAAGTTAAGAGCCCTCAATTGTACACTGATTAACGAGACGCACTTACGCCTGTCATTCTAACGTTGGATCGTTCCCACATTATGGTATCAACTCACCCGGTAGAGGTTCGCAATTCTGGCAGTCAGTATTTGCCACCTACCACCAATACATCAGAGACTGTTTCGCCCAATCAACAACTTCTACCGCTTACAGCCAAGGTAAACAACCGTGATTGCCTGGAAATTGGCGGTTGTGATGTAACTACTCTCGTTCGGCAATTCGGATCGCCGCTGTATATTTTGGATGAAGAAACACTGAGGACGGCTTGCCGTCAGTATCGGGATAATTTTAAGCGCTACTATCCGGGTAATTCTCAGATTGTTTATGCCTCGAAGGCTTGGAATTGCCTTGCTATTTGCGCGATCGTGGCAAGTGAAGGTTTGGCAGTAGACGTTGTATCTGGTGGCGAATTATACACTGCTATATCAGCCGGTGTCAATCCGGAATGGCTCTATTTTCACGGTAACAATAAATCCCGTGGCGAACTTGAGTTTGCCGTAGAGTCCGGCTGCACGATCGTGGTCGATAATTGGCTGGAGCTAAAAACTTTGGCTTCTTTGGCAAATACCTCCTCAGCAGTTAAAATAATGCTGCGGCTGACCCCCGGTATTGAATGCCACACCCATGAATATATCCGCACTGGCCACCTAGACAGTAAATTTGGCTTCGATCCCAACCAAGTCGATGAGGTACTGAGTTTTGTCAGCCAAGCTGCTTCGCTCTGTTGTGTGGGAATACACGCTCACATCGGCTCTCAAATTTTCGAGCTGCAACCCCATCGCGATTTGGCTGGGGTAATGGTGCAGTGGCTGGATAAAGCAGCCTCCTTGGGATTGCCGGTGACGCGCTTGAATATCGGTGGTGGCTTAGGAATTTGCTACACGGAAGCAGACGATCCTCCCAGTATCGAAGCGTGGGTGA encodes:
- a CDS encoding transglutaminase-like domain-containing protein, with protein sequence MKFYLGCLLRYTINTPSTLVFNIHVVNSNYQRISHEKLNLQPGVKFEEYIAPVSGNRYVRVNAPVGTLEVNYEATVELSDFSADPNTIPEVTIADLPMETLQYLYPSRYCQSDRLMGLVQSEFGELEPGYSRVSAICDWIYNKVTYISGSSNSETSAYDTAMQRTGVCRDFAHLGVAFCRALNIPARFVSAYAYGLNPPDFHACFEAYLGDRWYLFDATRLVPLNSIIRIGKGLDAADVAFATLFGSVQMAEMKLFVEPSQVEQLDKASTEAMAIAIS
- a CDS encoding type II toxin-antitoxin system HicB family antitoxin, which codes for MKEYVVIFECAGTNYSAYVPDLPGCISTGKTLAETENNIKEAIELYIDTLREDGQPIPEPSLKAKAISVAA
- a CDS encoding ATP-dependent Clp protease ATP-binding subunit, giving the protein MFERFTEKAIKVIMLAQEEARRLGHNFVGTEQILLGLIGEGTGVAAKVLKSMGVNLKDARIEVEKIIGRGSGFVAVEIPFTPRAKRVLELSLEEARQLGHNYIGTEHLLLGLIREGEGVAARVLENLGVDLSKVRTQVIRMLGENTEVTPGATQGRTKTPTLDEFGSNLTQMAGEGKLDPVVGRQREIERVIQILGRRTKNNPVLIGEPGVGKTAIAEGLAQRIANNDVPDILEEKRVVTLDIGLLVAGTKYRGEFEERLKKIMDEIRQAGNVILVIDEVHTLIGAGAAEGAIDAANILKPALARGELQCIGATTLDEYRKHIERDAALERRFQPVMVGEPTVEETIEILYGLRDRYEQHHKLKISDEALSAAAKLSDRYISDRYLPDKAIDLIDEAGSRVRLINSQLPPAAKELDKELRQVLKEKDDAVRSQDFDRAGELRDREMEIKAQIRAISQSKKTDSTDKDLSPVVTEEDIAQIVASWTGVPVNKLTESESEKLLHMEDTLHQRLIGQEDAVTAVSRAIRRARVGLKNPNRPIASFVFSGPTGVGKTELAKALASYFFGSEEAMIRLDMSEYMERHTVSKLIGSPPGYVGYNEGGQLTEAVRRRPYTVVLFDEIEKAHPDVFNMLLQILEDGRLTDAKGRTVDFKNTLLIMTSNIGSKVIEKGGSQLGFFDGASESQAEAQYNRIRTLVNEELKQYFRPEFLNRIDEIIVFRQLNNEEIKRIADIMLREVFTRLTEQEITLEVTEAFKNRLVQEGYNPSYGARPLRRAIMRLLEDVLAEEILSGRIHSGDTAVVDVDDQGQVKVLQGQKKALTPSVLEK
- the rimI gene encoding ribosomal protein S18-alanine N-acetyltransferase encodes the protein MRALNFLNIKPLTAELLPAVVELDRLCFGGLWTLEGYQKELDSRNSDIIVLLEDDRSEAKPANESPDSPTFRLPPLLSQPTLLGLGCLWAILDEAHITILAVHPNYRSQGFGMVLLTALLSSAKKRSLSRVTLEVAANNEIALSLYQKFGFQIAGRRRGYYQDTGEDALILWLSGLGHPHFEQTLADCDRQVRSRLIAHGWDLSSAEIKKI
- the lysA gene encoding diaminopimelate decarboxylase, translating into MVSTHPVEVRNSGSQYLPPTTNTSETVSPNQQLLPLTAKVNNRDCLEIGGCDVTTLVRQFGSPLYILDEETLRTACRQYRDNFKRYYPGNSQIVYASKAWNCLAICAIVASEGLAVDVVSGGELYTAISAGVNPEWLYFHGNNKSRGELEFAVESGCTIVVDNWLELKTLASLANTSSAVKIMLRLTPGIECHTHEYIRTGHLDSKFGFDPNQVDEVLSFVSQAASLCCVGIHAHIGSQIFELQPHRDLAGVMVQWLDKAASLGLPVTRLNIGGGLGICYTEADDPPSIEAWVKTVSESIVASCQAQQVPLPTLMCEPGRSLVGPACVTAYTLGSRKEVPDIRTYLSVDGGMSDNPRPITYQSVYRAVVANRMSAPLTETLTIAGLHCESGDVLIKDIQLPQTEPGDILVVMSTGAYNYSMASNYNRVPKPAGVLVKDGEANTILQRETYQDLVRQDRLPERLKLNSR